The genomic interval GGGACCTCCCGAGCGAAAACAGCGTAAAGACGTTCGTGGGCCATACCGATTATGTGCGCAGCGGTGCATTCATGCCGGGGTCGCTGGCGTCTTCCGGACTCCTGGTGTCAGGTAGTTATGATCGTACTGTGCGCCTGTGGGATCCGCGCGTGGAGAGTCGGTCCGCGATGACCTTCAAGATGGCTGCCCCGATTGAGAGCGTCCTGCCGATGCCGACGGGTACTACGGTACTTGCGGCGGCCGATAACAAGATTGCTGTGCTGGATATTGTGGCCGGAAAGCCTCTGCACATGATTCAGAGCCACCAGAAGACTGTTACGGCGCTAGCGTTGGCTTCCAATGGCGAGAGACTGCTGAGTGGTGCTTTGGACGGTCACATGAAGGTGTTTGAGACGACTGGCTGGAATATGGTCTCTGGATCCAAGTACCCCTCGCCCATCCTTTCGCTCCGCGCCATTACGTCTGGACCAGCGCAGGAGGATAAGCACATCGCAGTTGGTATGCAGTCCGGTCTGCTGTCGATCAAAACCCGTCTCTCCGGCCAGCAGAAgatcaaggagaaagagcGGAGGAAGGAAATGCAGGCCTTGCTGGAGGGCAAGTTGGAGGAACATGACCGTAAAGTGgccaagcaaaagaagctcCGGGGCTCCGGTTGGGAAAAGCGTTTCCGTGGTCGTGATTTCATTGGTGAGGGCGTGGACATAATCATTGAAGGCCAGGATCGCAAACGGAAGAAGGAACAGCCTTGGGAGCACGACCTTCGCAAGGCCCGCTATTCCGCCGCCCTGGACCAAGTGCTGGCTTCGGGCGACAAGACCGCGCAACTTACTCTTCTGACCGCACTTCGGCACCGTTCGGCTCTCCGCGCATCCTTACAAAACCGCGACGAAGTTACCCTGCAGCCGGTGCTGCAATGGGTGAACAAGAGCATCGGCGAGCCTCGCTTGGTGAAACTCAGCGTCGAGGTGGCCATGAACGTCCTCGATATTTATTCAGGAAACTTGGGCCAATCCGCAACGATTGATAAGATGGTTGACC from Aspergillus flavus chromosome 7, complete sequence carries:
- a CDS encoding putative small nucleolar ribonucleoprotein complex subunit Utp15 (conserved WD40 repeat-containing protein), which produces MAAPVLPLQQVKLPALPSTRLTPEQQYWKTFKNPLLIPSPANGPVNLITQPSAPSSASAFPSLTQPPDVFTVTTGARVQIYSIRTRKLLRTVTRFDDTVRGTDVRPDGRVFVAGDDTGALQVFDVNSRAILKSWREHKQPVWVSKFSPSDPTSLFTASDDRTVRLWDLPSENSVKTFVGHTDYVRSGAFMPGSLASSGLLVSGSYDRTVRLWDPRVESRSAMTFKMAAPIESVLPMPTGTTVLAAADNKIAVLDIVAGKPLHMIQSHQKTVTALALASNGERLLSGALDGHMKVFETTGWNMVSGSKYPSPILSLRAITSGPAQEDKHIAVGMQSGLLSIKTRLSGQQKIKEKERRKEMQALLEGKLEEHDRKVAKQKKLRGSGWEKRFRGRDFIGEGVDIIIEGQDRKRKKEQPWEHDLRKARYSAALDQVLASGDKTAQLTLLTALRHRSALRASLQNRDEVTLQPVLQWVNKSIGEPRLVKLSVEVAMNVLDIYSGNLGQSATIDKMVDRLHRRVRDEVEMAHQACQTKGMLDMLKAA